One window of Papaver somniferum cultivar HN1 chromosome 9, ASM357369v1, whole genome shotgun sequence genomic DNA carries:
- the LOC113310018 gene encoding probable aquaporin PIP2-1 yields MGKDEVAEHGEFSAKDYHDPPPTPFFDADELKKWSFYRAIIAEFVATLLFLYITVLTVIGYKAQSEADDCGGVGILGIAWAFGGMIFVLVYCTAGVSGGHINPAVTFGLFLARKVSLPRAVLYMVAQCLGAICGVGLVKAFQSAYYVKHGGGANTLSAGYSKGTGLAAEIIGTFVLVYTVFSATDPKRNARDSHVPVLAPLPIGFAVFMVHLATIPVTGTGINPARSFGAAVILNDEKAWDDQWIFWVGPFIGAAIAAIYHQFILRAGAIKALGSFRSSARV; encoded by the exons ATGGGAAAAGACGAAGTAGCAGAACATGGTGAATTCTCAGCAAAGGATTATCACGacccaccaccaacaccattttTTGATGCAGATGAGCTTAAGaaatggtctttctacagagctATTATTGCTGAATTTGTAGCTACTCTTTTGTTCCTTTACATCACTGTTTTGACTGTTATCGGTTACAAGGCTCAGAGTGAAGCTGATGATTGTGGTGGTGTTGGTATTTTGGGTATCGCTTGGGCTTTTGGTGGTATGATCTTCGTCCTGGTTTACTGCACCGCCGGTGTCTCCG GAGGACACATCAACCCAGCAGTAACTTTCGGACTATTTTTGGCAAGAAAAGTTTCACTACCAAGAGCAGTACTGTACATGGTGGCTCAATGTTTAGGAGCAATCTGTGGTGTTGGATTAGTCAAGGCTTTCCAATCTGCTTACTACGTTAAACATGGTGGTGGCGCCAATACACTTTCCGCTGGGTACAGCAAAGGAACTGGTCTAGCAGCTGAAATCATCGGAACTTTCGTTCTTGTGTACACAGTCTTCTCAGCCACTGACCCCAAGAGAAACGCCAGAGACTCCCATGTTCCC gttttggcaccACTTCCAATCGGGTTTGCCGTGTTCATGGTCCACTTAGCCACTATCCCCGTTACCGGTACCGGTATTAACCCAGCTAGAAGTTTCGGAGCTGCCGTTATCTTGAACGACGAGAAGGCATGGGATGACCAG TGGATCTTCTGGGTCGGACCTTTCATTGGTGCCGCAATCGCTGCTATTTACCACCAATTTATCCTAAGGGCTGGTGCTATTAAAGCTTTGGGCTCATTTAGGAGCAGTGCTCGTGTCTAA